Proteins encoded within one genomic window of Xylophilus sp. GOD-11R:
- the gspM gene encoding type II secretion system protein GspM — MKRAAAPSASVRVAAAIAPLKARWQALSPRERHLSTLALSAVGILLVWAIFLAPALSSLQKVQVRRLALDAQTQQMLMLKAEAQLLASQPKIGRDAAVRALQESVTAMGDHAQMQVSGERAVVTLRAAPVASVAAWLGQARTNARVAPVEMRLVRTPVRVAPATPRAAATIPANSANPAAAIAASVAAAAAAAASAAAGNLPPSSQAVAPTAESRPLTNDDIRWDGTMVLVLPAS; from the coding sequence ATGAAGCGCGCCGCCGCTCCCTCGGCCAGCGTCCGCGTCGCGGCCGCCATCGCGCCGCTGAAGGCTCGCTGGCAGGCGCTTTCACCGCGCGAACGCCACCTGAGCACGCTGGCCCTGTCGGCCGTGGGCATCCTGCTGGTCTGGGCAATTTTTCTGGCGCCGGCCTTGAGTTCGCTGCAGAAAGTGCAGGTCCGGCGCCTGGCGCTCGATGCGCAGACGCAGCAGATGCTGATGCTCAAGGCAGAGGCGCAGTTGCTCGCGTCCCAGCCGAAGATCGGACGCGATGCCGCGGTGCGCGCCTTGCAGGAATCGGTGACGGCCATGGGCGACCATGCCCAGATGCAGGTCAGCGGCGAGCGCGCGGTCGTCACATTGCGCGCCGCGCCGGTGGCCAGCGTGGCGGCATGGCTCGGCCAGGCGCGCACCAACGCGCGGGTCGCGCCGGTCGAGATGCGACTGGTGCGCACGCCGGTACGCGTGGCGCCCGCCACCCCCCGAGCGGCTGCGACGATTCCTGCGAACAGCGCCAATCCTGCCGCTGCCATTGCAGCGTCTGTCGCGGCGGCCGCGGCCGCTGCCGCCTCCGCTGCCGCGGGCAACCTGCCGCCCAGCAGCCAGGCCGTCGCACCGACGGCCGAATCGCGCCCGCTGACCAACGACGACATCCGCTGGGACGGCACCATGGTGCTGGTCCTGCCGGCGAGCTGA
- the gspL gene encoding type II secretion system protein GspL, with protein sequence MSTLLVSLPLPAADGSAWAGSEFAYVLTSDGVSIQQQSSAPAALLPQPGRAGETVAVVPIRAMSWQRVALPPGLRASSRGNTAPRLRAVLDGLLEERLLDDLSALHFALAPDAAAGESAWVAVCNRQWLRSSLTALEAAGRPVARVVPEWAPGGADSSLQAFGSPDEPWLLATGLPPGGGLALLPLAPSSFSLLPVDVAAAPFHAEPAVAVLAEAAAGRPPEIQTSAERWLESARSPWDLAQFDLANSGRTRVAKRAGALMGELLRAPQWRAARWGAGLLVAAQVVGLNAWAWKEQRAVDTQEAQVRAVLTDTFPTVRVVIDAPVQMQRELTRLRQSSGVASSSGVEAMLAATGSVLPPGRSAQAFEFSGNELRLVGLQLQGDESANAIAALRGMGIVARAEGEALLMHAEAAP encoded by the coding sequence ATGAGCACTCTTCTCGTTTCACTTCCCTTGCCGGCGGCCGATGGCAGCGCTTGGGCCGGTTCGGAATTCGCCTACGTGCTCACCTCCGACGGCGTATCGATCCAGCAGCAGTCCAGCGCGCCCGCCGCCTTGCTGCCGCAGCCGGGACGAGCGGGTGAAACCGTCGCCGTCGTGCCGATCCGCGCCATGTCGTGGCAGCGTGTCGCGCTACCGCCAGGGCTGCGCGCCAGTTCGCGCGGCAACACCGCGCCACGGCTGCGAGCGGTGCTCGACGGCCTGCTCGAAGAACGCCTGCTCGACGATCTCTCCGCCCTGCACTTCGCCCTGGCGCCCGATGCGGCCGCCGGCGAATCGGCCTGGGTCGCCGTCTGCAACCGGCAGTGGCTGCGCTCCTCGCTCACGGCACTCGAAGCCGCGGGCCGGCCGGTGGCGCGGGTAGTACCCGAATGGGCGCCGGGCGGCGCCGACTCTTCGCTGCAGGCCTTCGGCTCCCCGGACGAGCCCTGGCTGCTGGCTACCGGACTGCCACCGGGCGGAGGCCTGGCCCTGCTGCCCCTGGCGCCGAGTTCTTTTTCGTTGCTGCCGGTCGACGTGGCCGCCGCGCCTTTCCATGCCGAACCTGCTGTCGCGGTGTTGGCCGAAGCCGCCGCCGGCCGGCCGCCCGAAATTCAGACCTCGGCCGAGCGCTGGCTCGAATCCGCGCGCAGCCCCTGGGATCTGGCGCAGTTCGATCTGGCCAATAGCGGCCGTACGCGGGTCGCCAAGCGCGCCGGCGCCCTGATGGGCGAGTTGCTGCGCGCCCCGCAATGGCGCGCCGCGCGCTGGGGCGCGGGCCTGCTGGTCGCCGCCCAGGTCGTCGGCCTGAACGCCTGGGCCTGGAAGGAACAGCGCGCCGTCGACACCCAGGAAGCGCAGGTGCGCGCGGTGCTGACCGACACCTTCCCCACGGTGCGCGTCGTCATCGACGCACCCGTCCAGATGCAGCGTGAACTCACCCGCCTGCGCCAGTCCAGCGGCGTGGCTTCCAGCTCCGGCGTCGAGGCGATGCTCGCAGCCACCGGCTCGGTGCTGCCGCCCGGCCGCAGCGCCCAGGCCTTCGAGTTCTCGGGCAACGAACTGCGCCTGGTCGGACTGCAGTTGCAGGGCGATGAATCCGCCAACGCCATCGCGGCCTTGCGCGGCATGGGCATCGTGGCCCGGGCGGAAGGTGAAGCCCTGTTGATGCATGCGGAGGCCGCACCATGA